The Carassius carassius chromosome 2, fCarCar2.1, whole genome shotgun sequence genome has a segment encoding these proteins:
- the LOC132106492 gene encoding solute carrier family 12 member 4-like isoform X1, which produces MPHFTVVPVQDNSLSNYDSLEGINWVDYRDTGQGGYPGHGDTVSSDGYGNHKEDSPFLGTSDSASKGNDYYDKNLALFEEELDSRPKVSFLLSRLVSYTNVTQGAKEHEEAESADASRRQVPKSPNMGTLMGVYLPCLQNIFGVILFLRLTWIVGTAGVVQSFLIVLMCCSCTMLTAISMSAIATNGVVPAGGAYFMISRSLGPEFGGAVGLCFYLGTTFAAAMYILGAIEIFLKYLIPQAAIFHPADIHAGSGAMLNNMRVYGTICLSLMAVVVFVGVKYVNKLASLFLACVIISIVSIYAGAVKSIIHPPEFPICMLGNRTLARDLFDVCGKTVVVGNDTVPSQLWKNFCSSENSSSAHCDEYFLQNNVTEIQGIPGLASGIIKENLWGDYMEKGQILEKASLPSVDVHGSMETFGFYVSADIATSFTLLVGIFFPSATGIMAGSNRSGDLRDAQKSIPIGTILAITTTSLVYFSSVVLFGACIEGVVLRDKFGDAVNKNLVVGTLSWPSPWVIVIGSFFSTVGAGLQSLTGAPRLLQAIAKDNIIPFLRVFGHGKANGEPTWALLLTGLIAELGILIASLDMVAPILSMFFLMCYLFVNLACAVQTLLRTPNWRPRFRYYHWALSFLGMTMCVALMFISSWYYAIVAMGIAGMIYKYIEYQGAEKEWGDGIRGLSLSAARYALLRLEAGPPHTKNWRPQLLVLLKLDEDLHVKYPRMLTFASQLKAGKGLTIVGSVIKGSFLECYGETQASEQAIKNMMEIERVKGFCQVVVASKVREGIAHLIQSCGLGGMKHNTVVMGWPYGWRQSEDPRAWKTFINTVRCTTAAHLALMVPKNVSFYPSNHERFSDGYIDVWWIVHDGGMLMLLPFLLKQHKVWRKCKMRIFTVAQMDDNSIQMKKDLATFLYQLRLEAEVEVVEMHDSDISAYTYERTLMMEQRSQMLKQMRLSCAERDREAQLVKDRHSLIRMGSLYSDEEEEIIEVLPEKNQMTWTSEKIEAERRNRSNAPENFRELISIKPDQSNVRRMHTAVKLNEVIVNRSHDARLVLLNMPGPPRNPEGDENYMEFLEVLTEGLERVLLVRGGGREVITIYS; this is translated from the exons ATGCCCCATTTCACCGTGGTACCAGTGCAGGATAACTCTCTGTCCAACTATGACAGTCTAGAGGGAATAAACTGGGTGGATTACAGAGACACAGGACAGGGAGGATACCCTGGACATGGAGACACAGTTAGCTCAGATG GTTATGGAAATCATAAAGAAGACAGTCCTTTCCTCGGCACTTCTGACTCAGCATCTAAGGGGAATGACTACTACGACAAAAACTTGGCCCTGTTTGAG GAAGAGCTGGATAGCCGGCCGAAGGTCTCATTTCTTCTCAGTCGGCTGGTCAGTTACACAAATGTTACTCAGGGAGCCAAAGAACATGAAGAGGCAGAAAGTGCCGATGCATCCAGAAGACAAGTGCCCAAG TCTCCAAATATGGGCACACTGATGGGAGTGTATCTGCCATGTCTGCAGAACATCTTTGGTGTGATTCTCTTTCTGCGTCTCACCTGGATAGTAGGAACAGCAGGTGTCGTCCAATCCTTCCTCATCGTTCTCATGTGCTGTTCCTGT acGATGTTAACAGCAATCTCGATGAGTGCCATAGCCACCAATGGTGTAGTTCCAG CTGGTGGGGCCTATTTCATGATATCTCGGTCTCTGGGCCCTGAGTTTGGTGGTGCAGTTGGTCTCTGTTTTTATTTGGGCACAACCTTTGCTGCTGCCATGTACATACTGGGAGCAATTGAAATATTTCTG AAATATCTGATTCCTCAGGCTGCCATATTCCATCCCGCAGATATTCATGCAGGGAGTGGTGCGATGCTGAATAACATGCGGGTGTACGGCACAATATGTTTGAGCCTTatggctgttgttgtttttgtgggGGTCAAGTATGTCAACAAACTCGCCTCTCTTTTCCTGGCCTGTGTCATAATCTCCATTGTTTCCATCTATGCCGGAGCTGTCAAATCCATCATCCACCCTCCTGAGTTTCC GATCTGCATGTTAGGAAACCGGACATTGGCTCGTGATTTGTTTGATGTCTGTGGGAAGACAGTAGTTGTTGGTAATGACACGGTTCCCAGCCAACTGTGGAAGAACTTCTGCAGCTCTGAGAATTCCAGCAGTGCTCACTGTGACGAGTACTTCCTCCAGAACAATGTTACAGAGATCCAGGGCATTCCTGGGCTGGCCAGTGGGATCATTAAAG AAAACTTGTGGGGGGATTACATGGAGAAAGGACAGATTCTGGAAAAGGCAAGTCTGCCTTCTGTTGATGTCCATGGCTCCATGGAGACCTTTGGCTTCTATGTGTCCGCTGACATCGCCACATCCTTCACCCTCTTGGTTGGAATCTTTTTTCCTTCTGCCACAG GCATAATGGCAGGATCAAACCGATCTGGAGATCTGAGAGATGCACAGAAGTCTATACCTATAGGGACGATCCTGGCTATAACAACTACCTCTCTTGTCT ACTTCAGCTCTGTGGTTCTGTTTGGGGCCTGCATTGAGGGTGTGGTGCTGAGAGATAA ATTTGGAGATGCTGTCAATAAAAACTTGGTGGTTGGCACATTGTCTTGGCCCTCTCCCTGGGTCATTGTGATTGGCTCCTTCTTCTCCACAGTGGGTGCAGGACTTCAGTCCCTGACAGGAGCTCCCCGCCTCCTGCAAGCCATTGCTAAAGATAACATCATTCCTTTTCTTAGA GTTTTTGGACATGGTAAAGCTAATGGAGAGCCCACGTGGGCCCTGCTGCTGACGGGACTCATAGCTGAGCTCGGCATCCTCATTGCATCACTGGATATGGTTGCTCCTATTCTCTCCAT GTTTTTCCTGATGTGTTATCTTTTTGTAAACTTGGCGTGTGCAGTACAAACACTTTTAAGAACGCCAAACTGGAGACCTCGGTTCAGATACTACCACTG GGCTCTGTCTTTTCTGGGCATGACTATGTGTGTAGCGCTTATGTTCATCTCCTCTTGGTACTATGCCATTGTAGCGATGGGCATTGCTGGTATGATCTACAAGTACATTGAGTATCAGGG AGCAGAGAAGGAATGGGGGGACGGGATCCGTGGGTTGTCTCTTAGTGCCGCCCGTTATGCTCTTCTTCGCCTGGAGGCTGGACCACCCCACACCAAAAACTGGAG GCCACAACTGCTGGTTCTTCTGAAGTTGGATGAGGACCTGCATGTGAAGTATCCCAGAATGCTTACCTTTGCCTCACAGCTAAAGGCAGGAAAAGGTCTAACCATAGTAGGATCAGTGATAAAGGGCAGCTTCCTGGAATGCTATGGGGAAACACAAGCGTCAGAACAG GCAATAAAGAACATGATGGAGATTGAGCGGGTGAAAGGCTTCTGTCAAGTGGTGGTCGCCTCCAAAGTGAGAGAAGGGATCGCGCACCTCATCCAGTCTTGTGGTCTGGGAGGCATGAAACATAATACAGTCGTTATGGGTTGGCCATATGGCTGGAGACAGAGTGAAGACCCACGGGCTTGGAAAACCTTTATTA ATACAGTGCGGTGCACTACAGCTGCCCACCTTGCTCTGATGGTCCCAAAAAATGTGTCATTCTATCCCAGTAATCATGAGCGCTTTTCTGATGGATATATTGATGTGTGGTGGATTGTCCATGATGGTGGAATGCTCATGCTGCTGCCTTTCCTTCTCAAACAACATAAG GTCTGGCGTAAATGTAAGATGCGCATCTTCACTGTGGCTCAAATGGACGATAACAGCATTCAGATGAAGAAGGATCTGGCAACCTTCCTGTACCAGCTCAGATTAGAAGCAGAGGTGGAAGTGGTTGAGATG CATGACAGCGATATCTCAGCATATACGTATGAGCGGACACTGATGATGGAGCAGAGGTCGCAGATGCTAAAGCAAATGAGGCTGTCCTgtgcagagagagacagagag GCCCAGCTAGTGAAGGACAGACACTCACTGATAAGAATGGGCAGTCTATACTCAGATGAAGAAGAGGAAATCATTGAAGTATTACCAGAGAAAAACCAGATGACCTGGACTAGTGAAAAAATAGAAGCAGAGAGACGAAATCGAAGCAATGCACCAGAAAACTTCAGAGAACTAATTAGCATTAAACC TGACCAATCTAATGTTCGCCGGATGCACACAGCCGTGAAGCTGAATGAGGTTATTGTTAATAGATCGCATGATGCCAGACTTGTGCTGCTGAACATGCCAGGACCTCCACGCAACCCAGAGGGAGATGAAAACT ATATGGAGTTTCTTGAGGTGTTAACTGAAGGGCTAGAGAGAGTGCTGCTTGTAAGAGGTGGAGGTCGTGAGGTCATCACTATCTATTCCTGA
- the LOC132106492 gene encoding solute carrier family 12 member 4-like isoform X2, with the protein MLIHNNAHANSTYNDKLTLDAGYGNHKEDSPFLGTSDSASKGNDYYDKNLALFEEELDSRPKVSFLLSRLVSYTNVTQGAKEHEEAESADASRRQVPKSPNMGTLMGVYLPCLQNIFGVILFLRLTWIVGTAGVVQSFLIVLMCCSCTMLTAISMSAIATNGVVPAGGAYFMISRSLGPEFGGAVGLCFYLGTTFAAAMYILGAIEIFLKYLIPQAAIFHPADIHAGSGAMLNNMRVYGTICLSLMAVVVFVGVKYVNKLASLFLACVIISIVSIYAGAVKSIIHPPEFPICMLGNRTLARDLFDVCGKTVVVGNDTVPSQLWKNFCSSENSSSAHCDEYFLQNNVTEIQGIPGLASGIIKENLWGDYMEKGQILEKASLPSVDVHGSMETFGFYVSADIATSFTLLVGIFFPSATGIMAGSNRSGDLRDAQKSIPIGTILAITTTSLVYFSSVVLFGACIEGVVLRDKFGDAVNKNLVVGTLSWPSPWVIVIGSFFSTVGAGLQSLTGAPRLLQAIAKDNIIPFLRVFGHGKANGEPTWALLLTGLIAELGILIASLDMVAPILSMFFLMCYLFVNLACAVQTLLRTPNWRPRFRYYHWALSFLGMTMCVALMFISSWYYAIVAMGIAGMIYKYIEYQGAEKEWGDGIRGLSLSAARYALLRLEAGPPHTKNWRPQLLVLLKLDEDLHVKYPRMLTFASQLKAGKGLTIVGSVIKGSFLECYGETQASEQAIKNMMEIERVKGFCQVVVASKVREGIAHLIQSCGLGGMKHNTVVMGWPYGWRQSEDPRAWKTFINTVRCTTAAHLALMVPKNVSFYPSNHERFSDGYIDVWWIVHDGGMLMLLPFLLKQHKVWRKCKMRIFTVAQMDDNSIQMKKDLATFLYQLRLEAEVEVVEMHDSDISAYTYERTLMMEQRSQMLKQMRLSCAERDREAQLVKDRHSLIRMGSLYSDEEEEIIEVLPEKNQMTWTSEKIEAERRNRSNAPENFRELISIKPDQSNVRRMHTAVKLNEVIVNRSHDARLVLLNMPGPPRNPEGDENYMEFLEVLTEGLERVLLVRGGGREVITIYS; encoded by the exons ATGCTGATCCACAACAATGCTCATGCAAACTCTACCTATAATGACAAATTAACTCTGGACGCAG GTTATGGAAATCATAAAGAAGACAGTCCTTTCCTCGGCACTTCTGACTCAGCATCTAAGGGGAATGACTACTACGACAAAAACTTGGCCCTGTTTGAG GAAGAGCTGGATAGCCGGCCGAAGGTCTCATTTCTTCTCAGTCGGCTGGTCAGTTACACAAATGTTACTCAGGGAGCCAAAGAACATGAAGAGGCAGAAAGTGCCGATGCATCCAGAAGACAAGTGCCCAAG TCTCCAAATATGGGCACACTGATGGGAGTGTATCTGCCATGTCTGCAGAACATCTTTGGTGTGATTCTCTTTCTGCGTCTCACCTGGATAGTAGGAACAGCAGGTGTCGTCCAATCCTTCCTCATCGTTCTCATGTGCTGTTCCTGT acGATGTTAACAGCAATCTCGATGAGTGCCATAGCCACCAATGGTGTAGTTCCAG CTGGTGGGGCCTATTTCATGATATCTCGGTCTCTGGGCCCTGAGTTTGGTGGTGCAGTTGGTCTCTGTTTTTATTTGGGCACAACCTTTGCTGCTGCCATGTACATACTGGGAGCAATTGAAATATTTCTG AAATATCTGATTCCTCAGGCTGCCATATTCCATCCCGCAGATATTCATGCAGGGAGTGGTGCGATGCTGAATAACATGCGGGTGTACGGCACAATATGTTTGAGCCTTatggctgttgttgtttttgtgggGGTCAAGTATGTCAACAAACTCGCCTCTCTTTTCCTGGCCTGTGTCATAATCTCCATTGTTTCCATCTATGCCGGAGCTGTCAAATCCATCATCCACCCTCCTGAGTTTCC GATCTGCATGTTAGGAAACCGGACATTGGCTCGTGATTTGTTTGATGTCTGTGGGAAGACAGTAGTTGTTGGTAATGACACGGTTCCCAGCCAACTGTGGAAGAACTTCTGCAGCTCTGAGAATTCCAGCAGTGCTCACTGTGACGAGTACTTCCTCCAGAACAATGTTACAGAGATCCAGGGCATTCCTGGGCTGGCCAGTGGGATCATTAAAG AAAACTTGTGGGGGGATTACATGGAGAAAGGACAGATTCTGGAAAAGGCAAGTCTGCCTTCTGTTGATGTCCATGGCTCCATGGAGACCTTTGGCTTCTATGTGTCCGCTGACATCGCCACATCCTTCACCCTCTTGGTTGGAATCTTTTTTCCTTCTGCCACAG GCATAATGGCAGGATCAAACCGATCTGGAGATCTGAGAGATGCACAGAAGTCTATACCTATAGGGACGATCCTGGCTATAACAACTACCTCTCTTGTCT ACTTCAGCTCTGTGGTTCTGTTTGGGGCCTGCATTGAGGGTGTGGTGCTGAGAGATAA ATTTGGAGATGCTGTCAATAAAAACTTGGTGGTTGGCACATTGTCTTGGCCCTCTCCCTGGGTCATTGTGATTGGCTCCTTCTTCTCCACAGTGGGTGCAGGACTTCAGTCCCTGACAGGAGCTCCCCGCCTCCTGCAAGCCATTGCTAAAGATAACATCATTCCTTTTCTTAGA GTTTTTGGACATGGTAAAGCTAATGGAGAGCCCACGTGGGCCCTGCTGCTGACGGGACTCATAGCTGAGCTCGGCATCCTCATTGCATCACTGGATATGGTTGCTCCTATTCTCTCCAT GTTTTTCCTGATGTGTTATCTTTTTGTAAACTTGGCGTGTGCAGTACAAACACTTTTAAGAACGCCAAACTGGAGACCTCGGTTCAGATACTACCACTG GGCTCTGTCTTTTCTGGGCATGACTATGTGTGTAGCGCTTATGTTCATCTCCTCTTGGTACTATGCCATTGTAGCGATGGGCATTGCTGGTATGATCTACAAGTACATTGAGTATCAGGG AGCAGAGAAGGAATGGGGGGACGGGATCCGTGGGTTGTCTCTTAGTGCCGCCCGTTATGCTCTTCTTCGCCTGGAGGCTGGACCACCCCACACCAAAAACTGGAG GCCACAACTGCTGGTTCTTCTGAAGTTGGATGAGGACCTGCATGTGAAGTATCCCAGAATGCTTACCTTTGCCTCACAGCTAAAGGCAGGAAAAGGTCTAACCATAGTAGGATCAGTGATAAAGGGCAGCTTCCTGGAATGCTATGGGGAAACACAAGCGTCAGAACAG GCAATAAAGAACATGATGGAGATTGAGCGGGTGAAAGGCTTCTGTCAAGTGGTGGTCGCCTCCAAAGTGAGAGAAGGGATCGCGCACCTCATCCAGTCTTGTGGTCTGGGAGGCATGAAACATAATACAGTCGTTATGGGTTGGCCATATGGCTGGAGACAGAGTGAAGACCCACGGGCTTGGAAAACCTTTATTA ATACAGTGCGGTGCACTACAGCTGCCCACCTTGCTCTGATGGTCCCAAAAAATGTGTCATTCTATCCCAGTAATCATGAGCGCTTTTCTGATGGATATATTGATGTGTGGTGGATTGTCCATGATGGTGGAATGCTCATGCTGCTGCCTTTCCTTCTCAAACAACATAAG GTCTGGCGTAAATGTAAGATGCGCATCTTCACTGTGGCTCAAATGGACGATAACAGCATTCAGATGAAGAAGGATCTGGCAACCTTCCTGTACCAGCTCAGATTAGAAGCAGAGGTGGAAGTGGTTGAGATG CATGACAGCGATATCTCAGCATATACGTATGAGCGGACACTGATGATGGAGCAGAGGTCGCAGATGCTAAAGCAAATGAGGCTGTCCTgtgcagagagagacagagag GCCCAGCTAGTGAAGGACAGACACTCACTGATAAGAATGGGCAGTCTATACTCAGATGAAGAAGAGGAAATCATTGAAGTATTACCAGAGAAAAACCAGATGACCTGGACTAGTGAAAAAATAGAAGCAGAGAGACGAAATCGAAGCAATGCACCAGAAAACTTCAGAGAACTAATTAGCATTAAACC TGACCAATCTAATGTTCGCCGGATGCACACAGCCGTGAAGCTGAATGAGGTTATTGTTAATAGATCGCATGATGCCAGACTTGTGCTGCTGAACATGCCAGGACCTCCACGCAACCCAGAGGGAGATGAAAACT ATATGGAGTTTCTTGAGGTGTTAACTGAAGGGCTAGAGAGAGTGCTGCTTGTAAGAGGTGGAGGTCGTGAGGTCATCACTATCTATTCCTGA
- the LOC132106558 gene encoding dipeptidase 2-like isoform X2 yields MLIYKEESIRGAWKWWFICNLLSLLHGVISKSSTTLDIMTKYPLIDGHNDLALRLRMHFKNQLNNFSLHNISNVATDIRRLTAGHVGGQVFAAYVLCTAQDKDAVRLTLEQIDVIRRMCTENPEMELVTTAEGMRNSTKIACLISIEGGHSIDSSLPALRMFYQLGVRSMALTHTCNTPWAESSSSFYPNYQRKNNSLTDFGKAVVNEMNRLGMLVDLSHSSWETARAVLKHSAAPVIFSHSSAYAICSNVRNVPDNLLMMLKENGGLIMVNFYSSFVACSYNANVSIVADHFDHIKRVIGAESIGIGADYDGAQGFPKGLEDVSKYPALIEELISRNWTEEELAGVLRLNFLRVFRKVEKVRE; encoded by the exons ATGTTAATATATAAAGAAGAAAGCATCAGAGGTGCATGGAAATGGTGGTTCATATGCAACCTTCTCTCGCTTCTACATGGAGTAATATCCAAAAGCAGTACAACATTGGATATAATGACAAAATATCCACTAATTGATGG ACACAATGACCTGGCACTACGTCTGAGGATGCACTTTAAAAACCAATTGAACAATTTCAGTTTACACAACATTTCTAATGTGGCTACAGATATTAGACGCCTGACTGCTGGTCATGTTGGAGGACAG GTTTTTGCAGCGTACGTGTTGTGCACGGCTCAGGACAAAGATGCAGTCAGACTGACCTTGGAACAGATTGATGTAATTCGTCGTATGTGTACTGAAAACCCAGAGATGGAACTGGTCACCACAGCTGAAG gAATGAGGAACAGTACAAAAATCGCATGTCTAATCAGTATCGAGGGAGGCCACTCCATCGACAGTAGTTTACCAGCACTACGCATGTTCTACCAGCTTGGAGTAAGATCCATGGCCCTCACACATACCTGCAACACCCCATG GGCTGAGAGCTCATCTAGTTTTTACCCAAATTACCAGCGGAAGAATAACAGCCTGACAGATTTTGGCAAG GCAGTGGTGAATGAGATGAACAGGTTGGGAATGCTGGTTGATCTGTCCCATAGCTCATGGGAGACAGCCAGAGCTGTGCTGAAACATTCTGCTGCTCCAGTTATTTTCAGCCACTCCTCAGCCTATGCTATCTGTAGCAATGTTCGCAACGTACCTGACAACCTGCTGATGATGCTG AAAGAAAATGGTGGGCTTATCATGGTGAACTTCTACAGCAGTTTTGTAGCATGTTCATATAACGCAAATGTGTCTATTGTGGCTG ATCATTTTGATCATATAAAGCGGGTGATTGGAGCGGAAAGCATTGGGATTGGAGCAGACTATGATGGGGCACAAGG ATTCCCTAAAGGCCTGGAGGACGTCTCCAAATATCCAGCACTAATTGAGGAGCTGATATCAAGGAACTGGACTGAGGAAGAGCTGGCTGGAGTGCTAAGACTGAACTTCCTCAGAGTGTTCCGAAAAGTTGAGAAGGTCAGGGAATAA
- the LOC132106558 gene encoding dipeptidase 3-like isoform X1 yields MLIYKEESIRGAWKWWFICNLLSLLHGVISKSSTTLDIMTKYPLIDGHNDLALRLRMHFKNQLNNFSLHNISNVATDIRRLTAGHVGGQVFAAYVLCTAQDKDAVRLTLEQIDVIRRMCTENPEMELVTTAEGMRNSTKIACLISIEGGHSIDSSLPALRMFYQLGVRSMALTHTCNTPWAESSSSFYPNYQRKNNSLTDFGKAVVNEMNRLGMLVDLSHSSWETARAVLKHSAAPVIFSHSSAYAICSNVRNVPDNLLMMLKENGGLIMVNFYSSFVACSYNANVSIVADHFDHIKRVIGAESIGIGADYDGAQGFPKGLEDVSKYPALIEELISRNWTEEELAGVLRLNFLRVFRKVEKVRDDLLHISPSEVEISLSEVNNSCRVMLIQPVLPKRSHENGNAPLMPVKALICFILLWIQLL; encoded by the exons ATGTTAATATATAAAGAAGAAAGCATCAGAGGTGCATGGAAATGGTGGTTCATATGCAACCTTCTCTCGCTTCTACATGGAGTAATATCCAAAAGCAGTACAACATTGGATATAATGACAAAATATCCACTAATTGATGG ACACAATGACCTGGCACTACGTCTGAGGATGCACTTTAAAAACCAATTGAACAATTTCAGTTTACACAACATTTCTAATGTGGCTACAGATATTAGACGCCTGACTGCTGGTCATGTTGGAGGACAG GTTTTTGCAGCGTACGTGTTGTGCACGGCTCAGGACAAAGATGCAGTCAGACTGACCTTGGAACAGATTGATGTAATTCGTCGTATGTGTACTGAAAACCCAGAGATGGAACTGGTCACCACAGCTGAAG gAATGAGGAACAGTACAAAAATCGCATGTCTAATCAGTATCGAGGGAGGCCACTCCATCGACAGTAGTTTACCAGCACTACGCATGTTCTACCAGCTTGGAGTAAGATCCATGGCCCTCACACATACCTGCAACACCCCATG GGCTGAGAGCTCATCTAGTTTTTACCCAAATTACCAGCGGAAGAATAACAGCCTGACAGATTTTGGCAAG GCAGTGGTGAATGAGATGAACAGGTTGGGAATGCTGGTTGATCTGTCCCATAGCTCATGGGAGACAGCCAGAGCTGTGCTGAAACATTCTGCTGCTCCAGTTATTTTCAGCCACTCCTCAGCCTATGCTATCTGTAGCAATGTTCGCAACGTACCTGACAACCTGCTGATGATGCTG AAAGAAAATGGTGGGCTTATCATGGTGAACTTCTACAGCAGTTTTGTAGCATGTTCATATAACGCAAATGTGTCTATTGTGGCTG ATCATTTTGATCATATAAAGCGGGTGATTGGAGCGGAAAGCATTGGGATTGGAGCAGACTATGATGGGGCACAAGG ATTCCCTAAAGGCCTGGAGGACGTCTCCAAATATCCAGCACTAATTGAGGAGCTGATATCAAGGAACTGGACTGAGGAAGAGCTGGCTGGAGTGCTAAGACTGAACTTCCTCAGAGTGTTCCGAAAAGTTGAGAAG GTGCGGGATGATTTGCTGCACATTTCACCCAGTGAGGTTGAAATCTCACTTTCGGAAGTGAACAACAGCTGTCGTGTGATGCTGATCCAGCCAGTTTTGCCTAAAAGAAGCCATGAAAATGGAAATGCTCCATTGATGCCTGTGAAAGCTTTAATCTGCTTCATCTTACTTTGGATCCAGTTACTCTAA